A genomic window from Salvia miltiorrhiza cultivar Shanhuang (shh) chromosome 5, IMPLAD_Smil_shh, whole genome shotgun sequence includes:
- the LOC130985475 gene encoding protein NUCLEAR FUSION DEFECTIVE 6, mitochondrial-like isoform X1, producing the protein MASFAARSVLRSARSSAARISVGVKPRTSPSPFRVPSQNPLSARIFRSPVEMSCVSLASMLPYHTATASAVLTSMLSVAPRTHAWTIEACNEGV; encoded by the exons ATGGCCTCCTTCGCCGCCAGGTCTGTCTTGCGCTCCGCCCGAAGCTCCGCCGCCAGAATCTCCGTCGGCGTCAAGCCGAGGACTTCTCCATCTCCATTTCGCGTCCCATCCCAAAATCCGCTCTCCGCTCGCATTTTCAG GTCGCCCGTGGAGATGAGCTGTGTTAGCTTGGCTTCGATGTTGCCGTACCACACTGCGACTGCCTCGGCGGTGCTTACCTCGATGCTTTCCGTTGCTCCTCGTACCCACGCTTGGACTATCGAGG
- the LOC130985475 gene encoding protein NUCLEAR FUSION DEFECTIVE 6, mitochondrial-like isoform X2, protein MASFAARSVLRSARSSAARISVGVKPRTSPSPFRVPSQNPLSARIFRSPVEMSCVSLASMLPYHTATASAVLTSMLSVAPRTHAWTIEGQERTR, encoded by the exons ATGGCCTCCTTCGCCGCCAGGTCTGTCTTGCGCTCCGCCCGAAGCTCCGCCGCCAGAATCTCCGTCGGCGTCAAGCCGAGGACTTCTCCATCTCCATTTCGCGTCCCATCCCAAAATCCGCTCTCCGCTCGCATTTTCAG GTCGCCCGTGGAGATGAGCTGTGTTAGCTTGGCTTCGATGTTGCCGTACCACACTGCGACTGCCTCGGCGGTGCTTACCTCGATGCTTTCCGTTGCTCCTCGTACCCACGCTTGGACTATCGAGG GGCAAGAAAGGACTAGATGA
- the LOC130985475 gene encoding protein NUCLEAR FUSION DEFECTIVE 6, mitochondrial-like isoform X3, which translates to MASFAARSVLRSARSSAARISVGVKPRTSPSPFRVPSQNPLSARIFRSPVEMSCVSLASMLPYHTATASAVLTSMLSVAPRTHAWTIEGL; encoded by the exons ATGGCCTCCTTCGCCGCCAGGTCTGTCTTGCGCTCCGCCCGAAGCTCCGCCGCCAGAATCTCCGTCGGCGTCAAGCCGAGGACTTCTCCATCTCCATTTCGCGTCCCATCCCAAAATCCGCTCTCCGCTCGCATTTTCAG GTCGCCCGTGGAGATGAGCTGTGTTAGCTTGGCTTCGATGTTGCCGTACCACACTGCGACTGCCTCGGCGGTGCTTACCTCGATGCTTTCCGTTGCTCCTCGTACCCACGCTTGGACTATCGAGG
- the LOC130985475 gene encoding protein NUCLEAR FUSION DEFECTIVE 6, mitochondrial-like isoform X4: MASFAARSVLRSARSSAARISVGVKPRTSPSPFRVPSQNPLSARIFRSPVEMSCVSLASMLPYHTATASAVLTSMLSVAPRTHAWTIEDG, from the exons ATGGCCTCCTTCGCCGCCAGGTCTGTCTTGCGCTCCGCCCGAAGCTCCGCCGCCAGAATCTCCGTCGGCGTCAAGCCGAGGACTTCTCCATCTCCATTTCGCGTCCCATCCCAAAATCCGCTCTCCGCTCGCATTTTCAG GTCGCCCGTGGAGATGAGCTGTGTTAGCTTGGCTTCGATGTTGCCGTACCACACTGCGACTGCCTCGGCGGTGCTTACCTCGATGCTTTCCGTTGCTCCTCGTACCCACGCTTGGACTATCGAGG
- the LOC130985474 gene encoding uncharacterized protein LOC130985474, whose translation MITLTATPNAVVAMEGNGWPLGLGNINSRITAPGASEPVAPPPQPRLRQRQISSFSSLSSSDLDTESTASFFPDQSVQLGRLIGMRPIGGNKMQREKEGNVGGEGCHRGGHSPRCGALDSQGFCTPLLHHVIARIFRRPKHTLLSQ comes from the exons ATGATCACTCTCACCGCAACGCCGAACGCCGTCGTCGCCATGGAG GGCAATGGATGGCCGCTCGGCCTCggaaacatcaactccaggatcaCGGCGCCCGGCGCCTCAGAGCCGGTGGCGCCGCCGCCGCAACCCCGCCTCCGCCAACGCCAAATCTCGAGCTTCTCATCGCTCTCGTCCTCTGATCTGGATACCGAG TCGACAGCATCGTTTTTCCCGGACCAAAGCGTGCAGCTGGGAAGGTTGATCGGAATGAGGCCAATTGGCGGCAATAAGAtgcagagagagaaagaggggaaTGTAGGCGGTGAGGGGTGTCATCGTGGGGGCCACAGCCCCCGATGTGGAGCACTTGATTCTCAGGGATTCTGTACTCCGCTGCTGCACCACGTGATTGCGAGGATTTTTCGAAGGCCCAAGCACACACTGCTTTCTCAATAA